A region from the Lysobacter sp. BMK333-48F3 genome encodes:
- a CDS encoding GNAT family N-acetyltransferase, producing the protein MDIRPDDLSGPEIHALLQEHLRNMAELSPPESIHALDLDGLRQPGISFWTVWEQGRLLGCGALRELDRGHGEIKSMRTAAAHRRKGVAAHMLRHLLAEAGRRGYRRLSLETGSMAGFAPARALYARHGFVECAPFADYAEDPNSVFMTLALRAAQ; encoded by the coding sequence ATGGACATCCGACCCGACGACCTGAGCGGCCCCGAGATCCACGCCCTGTTGCAGGAACACCTGCGCAACATGGCCGAACTCTCGCCGCCGGAAAGCATCCACGCCCTCGACCTGGACGGCCTGCGCCAGCCCGGGATCAGCTTCTGGACGGTGTGGGAACAGGGCCGGCTGCTCGGCTGCGGCGCGCTGCGCGAACTGGACCGCGGGCATGGCGAAATCAAGTCGATGCGCACCGCCGCTGCGCATCGGCGCAAGGGCGTGGCCGCGCACATGCTGCGGCACCTGCTCGCCGAGGCGGGCCGCCGCGGCTACCGCCGGCTGAGCCTGGAAACCGGCTCGATGGCCGGGTTCGCCCCGGCGCGGGCGCTGTATGCGCGCCACGGCTTCGTCGAGTGCGCGCCGTTCGCCGACTACGCCGAAGATCCCAACAGCGTGTTCATGACCTTGGCGCTGCGCGCGGCGCAGTAA
- a CDS encoding VOC family protein, with protein sequence MTGRVAHVRRTRRRLQSGPPAHAGPESAHADPSPSLPDVHRPGRAGDEPLRRPVRRRPRLDLRRYGAEGPGPEGSILVARFRVAGLEVMCSDSHVQHAFGFTPSISLFVDCDDEAQLDALATGLSEGGSVLMPLDDYGFSRRFAWVADRYGVSWQLNLP encoded by the coding sequence ATGACGGGCCGCGTCGCTCACGTGCGCCGTACGCGGCGGCGACTACAGTCGGGCCCTCCCGCGCATGCCGGACCGGAGAGCGCCCATGCCGACCCAAGCCCGTCCCTTCCTGATGTTCACCGGCCAGGCCGAGCAGGCGATGAACCGCTACGTCGCCCTGTTCGCCGACGGCCGCGGCTCGACCTGCGCCGCTACGGCGCCGAAGGGCCGGGGCCGGAAGGCAGCATCCTGGTCGCGCGCTTCCGCGTCGCCGGGCTCGAAGTCATGTGCAGCGACAGCCACGTCCAGCATGCCTTCGGCTTCACCCCGTCGATCTCGCTGTTCGTCGATTGCGACGACGAGGCCCAGCTCGACGCCCTGGCCACCGGCCTGAGCGAGGGCGGCTCGGTGCTGATGCCGCTGGACGATTACGGCTTCAGCCGCCGCTTCGCCTGGGTCGCCGATCGCTACGGCGTGTCCTGGCAGCTCAATCTGCCCTGA